ATGTCGTATTCCCGGCAGGGCTTTATCCCTATTATACAGTATTAAAGATGTCTTAAAAGCTCATCTGTAAAGATTTCCAAATACTTCTGATCTTCTTCATCAAATCGTGCTTTTTCAGGGCTGTCGATATCGAGGACCCCGATCAGTTTTCCATCTTTGACGAGAGGGATGACGATTTCGGATTGGGAGGCAGCATCGCATGCGATGTGACCGGGGAATTGATGGACATCCTCGATTCGCAGCGTCTTCTGTTCACTTGCAGCCGTACCGCAAACCCCTCTTCCTAAAGGAATCCTTACACATGCAGGCAGTCCCTGGAAAGGTCCGAGTACCAATTGATTGCTTTCTTCTTCCATTAAATAAAAGCCAACCCAGTTGATGCGATCCATGAATTGGTTCAGTAAGGCGGAAGCATTGCTTAAATTCGCGATCTGATTCGGCTCACCTTCCAACAAAGCCTTCAATTGTTTCGTGACAAGACCAAAGCCCTGTTCCTTTGTACCTTGATATTTTTCTACTTGAAACATCATAAACTCCCCCAATTCTACATATTCTGCGCTTTTTCATGTCTAAGCGTTACCGCAGGAACTCCAAGCGACAGATCCTGTCGAGAAATACTTAAAGGAAATCCATACGAAAACACGAAATCTTAGTGTAAACAAATTATAATAGAAACATCTATTGAACCATTTTTAGCATATTTCTTCATCGTCTTCAATGATTTAGTTCATTTCTGAAACGTTTTTATACATTGATCCTCGCCACTGTTTTTTTCATTCGCCTAATATACAGGAAAGAAGGGGAAATATGAAAAAACTAGATACCTCCAAGTCGACGAAAGAGTCCATTTTTAAAGCGGCTGTCTACCTTTTTTATGATCATGGCTTCGATGGAACGTCCGTCAGGGACATTGCAAAGCGGGCGGACGTGAATCCTGCTACCATCTCCTATTACTTTAAAGGCAAGCAGGGTGTATTGGAAGCGTGCTTCACCCATTTCTTTGAACCGTACCTGCGTTTCCTTCAGGAAGAAGTGGAGGCGCTGAATTATGTCAGTGCCGATCTGTGCCTGAAGCGGGCCGTCTATAAAATATTGAAATTCCAAAGCGAAAATCATCAACTATCCCGATTCATCTGGAGGGAAGTATCCATCGATTCCCAGGTGGTCCGGGAAATCATTTCTTCCTATTTAATGAA
The DNA window shown above is from Rossellomorea vietnamensis and carries:
- a CDS encoding GAF domain-containing protein, whose protein sequence is MFQVEKYQGTKEQGFGLVTKQLKALLEGEPNQIANLSNASALLNQFMDRINWVGFYLMEEESNQLVLGPFQGLPACVRIPLGRGVCGTAASEQKTLRIEDVHQFPGHIACDAASQSEIVIPLVKDGKLIGVLDIDSPEKARFDEEDQKYLEIFTDELLRHL
- the refZ gene encoding forespore capture DNA-binding protein RefZ, with the protein product MKKLDTSKSTKESIFKAAVYLFYDHGFDGTSVRDIAKRADVNPATISYYFKGKQGVLEACFTHFFEPYLRFLQEEVEALNYVSADLCLKRAVYKILKFQSENHQLSRFIWREVSIDSQVVREIISSYLMKERHYMKRLFEQGMKDHALKKQPVSFLVIQLKSMLTMPFLHSQQLREVWQMFPQEYYFIDQYYKNIDQWIDLLLVSEAKEVMKKELII